Proteins from one Flavobacterium sp. N2038 genomic window:
- a CDS encoding RNA polymerase sigma factor, translating into MKTTTLAFNVFDDNTLWNNLINGDEKSFSLLFERYYADLVRYGNSLSPYEEKVQDCIQDVFTDIWVYRNSLQSSVVVKAYLLSSVRKRIARLYERDHIFRKTTTTDSIAFLLEFSVEHDLIDDDYAAKEKVLHLNKLLNDLPARQKEAIYLRYHQGLTVEQIAEMLDVNYQSASNLLHRGLLSLRKEWKGTFSLFLLLSASSF; encoded by the coding sequence ATGAAGACTACAACTTTGGCTTTTAATGTTTTTGATGATAACACGCTTTGGAATAATCTGATCAATGGTGATGAAAAATCATTTTCATTATTATTTGAGAGGTATTATGCTGATTTGGTTCGTTATGGAAACTCTCTTTCTCCTTATGAAGAAAAAGTACAGGATTGTATTCAGGATGTTTTTACAGATATATGGGTGTATAGAAACTCACTGCAAAGTTCAGTAGTTGTAAAAGCTTATTTACTATCCAGTGTGCGTAAAAGAATTGCACGTTTATATGAGCGTGACCACATTTTCAGAAAAACTACCACAACAGATTCAATTGCCTTTTTACTGGAGTTTTCTGTAGAGCATGATCTTATAGACGATGATTATGCTGCCAAAGAAAAAGTACTTCACTTAAACAAATTATTAAACGATTTACCTGCAAGACAGAAAGAGGCCATATATCTTCGATATCATCAGGGATTAACTGTTGAACAAATTGCCGAAATGCTCGATGTAAATTATCAATCGGCAAGTAACTTGTTACATCGCGGTTTACTTAGTCTTCGCAAAGAATGGAAGGGGACTTTTTCCTTATTTCTTCTCTTGTCTGCAAGTAGTTTTTAA
- a CDS encoding FecR family protein, with translation MQKRNTYTQIEDFLSDESFQAWILFKTDQDGWEEWTLEDLQRAKLVEDARLLLLAMRVPEKEFTPSDIHRALQNTWHKIREKESKKTLQGLKINFFRKHFLSGVAATLFVCLASAWFYNAYFKSSNNIITYNELVSEDSEGLVEQTNNSGKPQIITLSDGSSVLLQPDSKLSYPKIFVGNERKVYLSGEGFFEISKNPKKPFFVYANEIVTKVVGTSFRVKAYSDMPDVEVLVRTGKVKVKSNDLVAKSDHKEIVLLPNQALRFQRSDLKFKKITDITQDIALTKSVGNIEQLSFEFNDIPVSQIFETIEQAYLVDIDYPKNKLIDCHLTTSLSDQPLTEKLKIVCKSLGNNTNFEMNGNQITITSDGCN, from the coding sequence ATGCAAAAACGTAATACATATACCCAAATTGAAGATTTTTTATCTGACGAGTCATTCCAAGCCTGGATTTTGTTTAAAACAGATCAGGATGGTTGGGAAGAATGGACTCTGGAAGACCTTCAGCGAGCTAAATTAGTAGAAGATGCAAGATTATTGCTTCTTGCCATGAGAGTGCCGGAAAAAGAATTTACACCCTCTGATATTCATAGAGCGTTGCAAAATACCTGGCATAAAATTCGTGAGAAAGAAAGCAAAAAAACACTTCAGGGTTTAAAAATCAATTTCTTTAGAAAACATTTCCTTTCCGGAGTTGCAGCGACATTATTTGTTTGTCTCGCTTCGGCTTGGTTTTATAATGCCTATTTTAAATCAAGCAACAATATTATCACTTATAACGAATTGGTTAGCGAAGATAGCGAAGGTTTGGTTGAACAAACAAATAATTCAGGTAAACCTCAGATTATTACACTTTCAGACGGAAGTTCTGTTTTACTTCAGCCAGATAGTAAATTAAGTTACCCTAAAATATTTGTTGGAAACGAGCGAAAAGTATATTTATCGGGTGAAGGCTTTTTTGAAATTAGCAAAAACCCGAAGAAACCATTTTTTGTTTATGCCAACGAAATTGTCACAAAGGTTGTAGGAACGAGTTTCAGAGTTAAAGCCTATTCTGATATGCCAGATGTAGAAGTGCTTGTACGAACTGGTAAAGTGAAAGTAAAATCGAATGATTTAGTGGCTAAATCAGATCATAAAGAAATTGTTTTATTGCCGAATCAGGCTCTTAGATTCCAGAGAAGTGATCTAAAGTTTAAAAAGATCACAGATATTACTCAGGATATTGCATTAACCAAGAGTGTAGGGAATATAGAGCAGCTAAGTTTTGAATTTAATGATATTCCGGTTTCTCAGATTTTTGAAACTATTGAGCAAGCCTATCTCGTTGATATAGATTACCCCAAAAACAAATTAATTGATTGCCATTTGACCACCTCTTTAAGTGATCAGCCCTTAACTGAAAAGCTAAAGATTGTCTGTAAAAGCCTCGGAAACAATACCAATTTTGAGATGAATGGGAATCAGATTACGATAACTTCAGACGGATGTAATTAA
- a CDS encoding SusC/RagA family TonB-linked outer membrane protein: MKKPVVKQRLLHRIMKITLFQFVLALVFSSFAVANNVSGQKKLDTRVTITVENLSLDNALSKIEKSAHVKFSYNSRLPQLNNKISIEANQETLSSILSRILVPFNITFSEVSNQIILQKTSGANPFANADNHDSLFEALTAGPIIKGKVTDASGVPLPGATVLAKGTKMAVLTDYDGNFTIEMPANSDKLLISYVGMETKEIGIGNTAPTIALNELGQNLKEVVVTTGYEKTSKRTFTGAISKISGTELKVEGVVDVSRMIEGKAAGVTVQNVTGTFGTAPKITVRGSSSIFGDTKPLWVIDGVVQEDIINVTFADLASGNSATLLSSSVAGLNANDIQSIEILKDASATSIYGSRSLNGVVVVTTKQGRRDSPLKVSYSVENTVRTVPSYTQYDILNSQESMSVFQEMRQKGYLDLSSSYTGRFGGAYNILAKEINRYNESNGQFGVKNDQPYINQFLKKYELANTDWFNVLFRPSITQNHSLSFSGGGKNNTFYASLGYYTDPGWTVADNVKQLSSNLKGTFFINDKLNITLSALGSIRNQQAPGAYESKKDLVFGKTTRDFDINPFNYVLSTSRTLRPYDDNGNLEYYQNNWAPMNIINELENNTLDIKVNDMRFQLDLDYKINKNLTYNLTGSARYANTSREHKIYEGSNVVGAYNAGVGDNVNTQIQKDNVFLYQNPNDLTAPKVSVLPSGGFLRKYTNDMTSYNIRNSVTYRNTFKDKHEVEGFFGTELRSVDRNNDSFTAAGIQYDKGLTPFIDPRIIEKIVNGGDSYYDFGEERERTVGFFGKVGYTYDRRYTASLTGRYDGSNRQGDTGSSRWLPTYTISGKWNVAEENFLKNNETINTLALRASYGLTATAGPATNSLAIYKSFITDRFNLSDRENAIKIEDLQNKDLTWEKQFETNIGVDLGMFNNRVSLVTDVYRRKAFDLIDYVITSGVGGESVKQGNNADMETKGLEFGITTQNIITNNFRWSTTLNFSVYDQKITKLANKPSAFDLVDSNGGNTVGHPRNSIYSYQFTGLNNQGLPTFNLQEGAENNITGADFQDTKDVTNYLKYEGSIEPNKSVGLANTFTYKNWSLYVFVVGSGGNKVRLNPVYSNEYNDLTVFTKEFTNRWINPGDENVTNVPVIADKLLNRNYGDRDLEIAYNTYNFSDVRVADGDFVRLKNVSLSWEFPSDYKKKLGLSTFTLKGSAVNPWLIYSDKRLNGQDPEFRNTGGVAFPITSQYTFTINVSF; the protein is encoded by the coding sequence ATGAAAAAACCAGTTGTTAAACAACGATTACTCCATAGAATCATGAAAATAACACTATTTCAGTTTGTCTTAGCACTTGTATTTTCAAGCTTTGCAGTGGCAAACAATGTAAGTGGACAAAAGAAATTAGATACCAGGGTTACCATTACAGTTGAGAATTTATCTCTTGACAATGCGCTGTCTAAAATCGAAAAGTCCGCTCATGTTAAATTTTCGTATAATTCAAGACTTCCGCAACTAAATAATAAAATTAGTATCGAAGCCAATCAGGAAACGCTTTCGAGTATTCTGAGCCGCATTCTGGTACCCTTTAATATTACTTTTTCAGAAGTAAGCAATCAGATTATTTTGCAAAAAACTTCAGGAGCAAATCCTTTTGCAAATGCAGATAATCATGATTCACTTTTTGAGGCTTTAACAGCCGGACCAATCATTAAAGGAAAAGTAACAGATGCGAGTGGAGTACCGCTTCCCGGAGCAACAGTATTGGCAAAAGGAACAAAAATGGCAGTATTAACAGACTATGATGGTAATTTTACAATCGAAATGCCTGCAAATAGTGATAAACTTCTTATTTCTTACGTAGGTATGGAGACCAAAGAAATAGGAATTGGAAATACTGCGCCAACAATTGCTTTAAATGAATTAGGGCAAAACCTAAAAGAGGTTGTGGTTACAACCGGATATGAAAAAACATCTAAAAGAACATTTACGGGAGCTATCAGTAAAATTTCTGGTACGGAATTAAAAGTTGAGGGAGTTGTTGACGTAAGCCGAATGATCGAAGGTAAAGCTGCCGGAGTAACGGTACAAAATGTTACAGGAACTTTTGGTACAGCTCCAAAAATTACAGTGCGTGGTTCGTCTTCAATTTTTGGAGATACAAAACCATTATGGGTAATTGATGGTGTTGTACAGGAAGATATTATTAATGTTACTTTCGCAGATTTGGCATCGGGGAATTCTGCAACATTATTAAGCTCTTCTGTTGCAGGTTTAAATGCAAATGATATTCAAAGTATTGAAATTCTAAAAGATGCATCGGCTACGTCAATTTATGGATCAAGATCACTAAATGGAGTAGTGGTTGTAACCACCAAACAAGGTCGTAGAGATTCGCCTTTGAAAGTGAGTTATTCTGTAGAAAATACCGTAAGAACAGTTCCAAGCTATACGCAATACGATATCTTAAATTCTCAGGAATCAATGAGTGTGTTTCAGGAAATGAGACAAAAAGGATATTTGGATTTAAGTTCTTCTTATACAGGAAGATTTGGTGGAGCTTACAACATTCTTGCTAAAGAAATAAACCGTTATAACGAATCAAATGGTCAATTTGGAGTTAAAAACGATCAACCATATATCAATCAGTTCTTAAAGAAATACGAATTGGCTAATACAGATTGGTTCAATGTTTTATTCAGACCATCGATTACTCAAAACCACTCTTTAAGCTTTTCGGGAGGAGGAAAAAACAATACTTTTTATGCCTCTCTTGGTTACTACACAGATCCGGGATGGACAGTTGCTGATAATGTAAAACAATTATCTTCAAACCTTAAAGGAACATTTTTTATCAATGATAAATTAAATATTACTTTATCTGCTTTAGGTTCTATTCGTAATCAACAAGCACCAGGTGCTTATGAGAGTAAAAAAGATCTTGTGTTTGGTAAAACAACAAGAGATTTTGATATTAATCCATTCAACTATGTTTTAAGTACCAGCAGAACTTTAAGACCTTATGATGATAATGGCAATTTGGAATATTACCAAAACAACTGGGCTCCAATGAATATTATCAATGAGTTAGAAAACAATACATTAGATATTAAAGTTAATGATATGCGTTTTCAACTTGATTTAGATTATAAGATCAATAAAAACCTGACGTATAACTTAACAGGTTCGGCTCGTTACGCTAATACCTCAAGAGAGCATAAAATTTACGAAGGATCAAATGTTGTTGGAGCATACAACGCAGGTGTAGGAGATAATGTAAATACTCAGATTCAAAAAGATAACGTGTTTTTATATCAAAATCCAAACGATTTAACAGCACCAAAAGTATCTGTATTACCAAGTGGCGGATTTTTAAGAAAGTACACAAACGATATGACTTCTTACAACATTAGAAATAGTGTTACGTATAGAAATACATTTAAAGACAAACATGAAGTTGAAGGCTTCTTTGGAACAGAGCTTAGATCTGTAGACAGAAACAATGACAGTTTTACAGCTGCTGGTATTCAGTATGATAAAGGTTTAACACCATTTATTGATCCTAGAATTATCGAGAAAATTGTAAACGGAGGAGATTCTTATTATGATTTTGGAGAAGAAAGAGAAAGAACAGTAGGTTTCTTTGGAAAAGTAGGATATACTTATGATCGTCGTTATACAGCATCTTTAACAGGTCGTTATGACGGATCTAACAGACAAGGAGATACTGGATCTTCAAGATGGTTGCCTACTTATACCATTAGTGGTAAATGGAATGTTGCTGAAGAGAACTTCTTAAAAAACAATGAGACAATCAATACATTAGCATTGAGAGCTTCTTACGGTTTAACTGCAACAGCAGGTCCGGCAACTAACTCATTAGCGATTTACAAAAGTTTTATAACAGATCGTTTTAATCTTTCAGACAGAGAAAATGCGATTAAAATTGAGGATTTACAGAATAAAGATCTGACTTGGGAGAAACAATTTGAAACTAACATTGGTGTAGATTTAGGAATGTTCAACAACAGAGTGTCTTTAGTTACTGATGTTTACAGACGTAAAGCTTTTGATTTGATTGATTATGTAATTACATCTGGTGTGGGTGGAGAATCTGTAAAGCAAGGAAATAATGCTGATATGGAAACCAAAGGTCTTGAGTTTGGAATTACAACTCAAAATATCATCACAAATAACTTTAGATGGTCTACAACTTTGAATTTTTCTGTTTACGATCAGAAAATTACAAAATTAGCCAACAAGCCATCTGCTTTTGATTTGGTAGATTCTAATGGAGGAAATACAGTAGGACATCCTAGAAACTCTATTTACTCTTATCAATTTACAGGATTAAACAATCAGGGATTACCAACGTTCAATTTACAAGAAGGAGCAGAGAACAATATTACAGGAGCTGACTTTCAGGATACTAAAGATGTTACCAATTATTTGAAATATGAAGGTTCTATTGAGCCTAACAAATCTGTTGGTTTAGCCAATACATTCACATACAAAAACTGGTCACTATATGTATTTGTAGTAGGTTCAGGCGGAAATAAAGTTCGTTTAAACCCTGTTTACAGCAACGAATACAATGATTTAACTGTGTTTACTAAAGAATTCACTAACCGTTGGATCAATCCAGGCGATGAGAATGTAACAAACGTTCCGGTTATTGCAGATAAACTGTTAAACAGAAATTACGGAGACAGAGATTTAGAGATTGCCTACAATACTTATAATTTCTCAGATGTGAGAGTTGCAGATGGTGACTTTGTAAGGTTGAAAAACGTTTCGCTTAGCTGGGAATTCCCAAGTGATTACAAGAAAAAATTAGGACTTAGCACTTTTACTTTAAAAGGATCTGCGGTAAACCCATGGTTGATCTATTCAGATAAAAGATTAAACGGTCAGGATCCTGAGTTTCGTAATACCGGAGGTGTAGCATTTCCTATCACTTCTCAGTACACATTTACTATAAATGTTTCATTCTAA
- a CDS encoding RagB/SusD family nutrient uptake outer membrane protein has product MKNIQIALSLLLVITLNSCDEFLSEIPDNRTQIDTPEKISELLVTAYPDKSYVLIGETMSDNVFDSETQSSDVDNRQSYNWEMQTQLGADTEADFWNASYEAIAASNQALAAIEELGSPESLNPQKGEALVARAYNHFMLVSFWSNRYNPTTASTDLGIPYITKPETELLVTYKRNSVKEVFDFIEKDLTEGLKYITNNYKEPKYHFNVDAAKAFASRFYLVKGDWDKVLEYSKALGSKPTTLRDYVAFNAAPSAQKPLEYSKVEQSTNLLVAYPNSTARRGYQNRFYLADNRSDEILGSETNIWGKSWLIFTSSFYENNVLIPKFYEYFKYTNVTAGIGEAFTGVVLLSNDEFFLNRIEAHVMKNQFDEANAELQYLLGLRTAGFNANTDKITEANITAMYPVVADEYTPFYNLTPVQASYIKAIAEARRREFIQEGLRWFDVKRFNLVVEHVTKENGQPVKTNVLIKDDKRRALQIPQRASDSGIEKNPR; this is encoded by the coding sequence ATGAAAAATATACAAATAGCACTTTCATTATTATTAGTGATCACTCTAAACAGCTGTGATGAGTTTCTTTCAGAAATTCCAGATAATAGAACTCAAATAGATACGCCGGAAAAAATATCAGAATTATTAGTTACAGCATATCCGGATAAAAGTTATGTTTTAATTGGAGAAACAATGTCTGATAACGTATTCGACAGCGAAACACAATCTTCTGATGTTGATAACAGACAGAGCTATAACTGGGAAATGCAAACACAGTTAGGTGCCGATACAGAAGCAGATTTCTGGAATGCATCTTACGAAGCTATTGCAGCTTCAAATCAGGCTTTGGCTGCGATTGAAGAACTAGGTAGTCCTGAAAGTTTAAATCCTCAAAAAGGAGAAGCTTTAGTGGCAAGAGCATACAATCATTTTATGCTGGTTTCATTTTGGTCAAACCGATATAATCCTACAACTGCTTCAACAGATTTAGGAATTCCGTATATCACAAAACCTGAGACAGAATTATTAGTAACATACAAACGTAATTCTGTAAAAGAAGTTTTTGATTTTATTGAAAAAGATCTTACAGAAGGATTAAAATATATTACTAATAATTATAAAGAACCTAAATATCACTTTAATGTTGATGCTGCAAAAGCATTTGCAAGCCGTTTTTATTTAGTAAAAGGAGATTGGGACAAAGTATTGGAATATTCTAAAGCATTAGGTTCAAAACCTACAACGCTAAGAGACTATGTTGCTTTTAATGCTGCACCTTCGGCACAAAAACCTCTTGAATACTCAAAAGTAGAACAATCAACAAACCTATTGGTAGCTTATCCAAATTCAACAGCCCGCAGAGGATATCAAAACAGATTTTATCTTGCTGATAACAGATCTGATGAAATTTTAGGATCTGAAACAAACATTTGGGGTAAAAGCTGGTTGATTTTTACTTCATCATTTTATGAGAATAATGTACTGATCCCTAAATTCTACGAATACTTTAAATATACTAACGTAACTGCCGGTATTGGTGAAGCTTTTACAGGTGTAGTATTACTAAGTAATGATGAGTTTTTCCTGAATAGAATTGAGGCACATGTAATGAAAAATCAGTTTGATGAAGCAAATGCTGAATTACAATATTTATTAGGATTAAGAACGGCAGGATTTAATGCAAATACAGATAAAATTACAGAAGCTAATATTACCGCTATGTATCCTGTAGTGGCAGACGAATACACTCCTTTTTACAATTTAACACCTGTACAGGCTTCTTATATTAAAGCTATTGCAGAGGCGAGAAGAAGAGAATTTATCCAAGAAGGTTTAAGATGGTTTGATGTAAAACGTTTTAATCTGGTAGTAGAACATGTTACTAAAGAAAACGGACAACCAGTTAAAACCAATGTCTTAATCAAAGATGATAAACGCAGAGCTTTGCAAATTCCGCAAAGAGCATCTGATAGTGGCATCGAGAAAAATCCTAGATAA
- a CDS encoding putative zinc-binding metallopeptidase yields MKILHRYRAIAMITGAMLFVACAHEDQPTETQLDYTVKSKTELDNWIGTTFLDPYNIKVYYEWNQNLVDDNRYLFPPTIDKVQPALEVVEKIWIDSYSTIGGADFVKKISPREFVLVGGTNLNTSGTMTLGLAEGGQRVTLFQLDYLNRSSRPDVTQFIHTIQHEYVHILNQTKPFDEQAWAKLTPAGYTSSWYIYSTASSRALGFITSYARLSIYEDFAETAATILTSSKAEYAAILASVTDATAKANLKKKEAIVVQYYKDNFGMDFYALRDEAQKNTDAVIND; encoded by the coding sequence ATGAAAATATTACATAGATATAGAGCGATTGCAATGATTACGGGAGCAATGTTATTTGTTGCTTGTGCTCATGAAGATCAGCCAACAGAAACACAATTAGATTATACAGTAAAAAGCAAAACAGAATTAGACAACTGGATTGGCACCACTTTTCTTGATCCATACAACATAAAAGTATACTACGAGTGGAATCAGAATTTAGTAGATGACAACCGTTATTTATTTCCACCAACTATAGACAAAGTACAACCAGCACTTGAAGTTGTCGAAAAAATATGGATCGATAGTTATTCTACCATTGGTGGAGCAGATTTCGTAAAGAAAATTTCACCGAGAGAATTCGTTTTGGTAGGAGGGACAAACTTAAACACTTCCGGTACTATGACTTTAGGTTTGGCAGAAGGCGGACAAAGAGTAACTCTTTTCCAGTTAGATTATTTAAATCGTTCAAGCAGACCTGATGTTACACAGTTCATTCACACTATTCAGCATGAGTATGTACATATCTTAAACCAGACAAAACCATTTGACGAGCAGGCCTGGGCAAAATTAACTCCGGCAGGATATACATCAAGCTGGTACATCTACAGTACGGCAAGTTCAAGAGCTTTAGGTTTTATAACCAGTTATGCAAGACTAAGTATTTATGAAGATTTTGCAGAAACTGCAGCAACAATCTTAACAAGTTCAAAAGCAGAATATGCTGCTATTTTGGCAAGTGTAACAGATGCAACAGCAAAAGCCAATCTAAAGAAAAAAGAGGCCATTGTAGTGCAATATTACAAAGACAACTTTGGTATGGATTTCTACGCACTTAGAGACGAAGCGCAAAAGAATACAGATGCTGTTATCAACGATTAA
- a CDS encoding DUF4302 domain-containing protein → MKVKYIYKYLFLALVAVILGACTSNEAESKFDQTPLERSNARKKELNDALLSSAEGWKLVYYTDNTQLGGWTHLFKFLPNGKVDMASDFDSDTDVHQSQYDLQLGSTVSLVFTTANRIHLLSQSDNYPTAALLGKGYLGDFQFFYYGVENGEIIFRTNRDFKEIRFKKATAQDWTDLAKNTVMGDNISSKLFRLLDINDGSTVSHYDFDVNYDARFAVANSLESSTAKGYNIAYQLTPAGITVKPELEVKGQKLSDFIYDSATENFVATGTNGVSATIKFTYTPPVLTDDYKIALAGQPVTRFGYFADDTTADAPTNTKQFKDAFANVNAQLDGDALMSVEIYFNHPTQGNLIVYGFASGASFIHRINVVEDAAGKKIILKHRSGNVPPFLVDFEKFLLDPKGIYVKKEAFKLTYTNTIYTFTGASSSFRMTAYKL, encoded by the coding sequence ATGAAAGTAAAATATATATATAAGTATCTATTTCTTGCACTTGTGGCGGTTATATTAGGTGCATGTACAAGTAATGAAGCTGAATCGAAGTTTGATCAAACACCACTTGAGAGATCAAATGCCAGAAAAAAAGAATTAAATGACGCTTTGCTTTCTTCTGCAGAAGGATGGAAATTAGTTTATTATACTGACAATACGCAGTTAGGAGGCTGGACACATCTTTTTAAATTTTTACCAAATGGAAAAGTAGACATGGCATCTGATTTTGATAGTGATACAGATGTGCACCAAAGTCAGTATGATTTACAATTAGGTAGTACAGTGAGTTTGGTATTTACCACAGCAAACAGAATACATCTTTTATCACAATCAGATAATTATCCAACAGCAGCACTTCTTGGTAAAGGATACTTAGGTGATTTTCAGTTCTTTTATTATGGAGTAGAAAATGGCGAAATCATTTTTAGAACCAATAGAGACTTTAAAGAAATACGTTTCAAAAAAGCAACAGCGCAAGATTGGACAGATTTGGCGAAGAATACAGTAATGGGAGATAATATTTCAAGCAAATTATTCCGATTATTAGATATCAATGATGGTTCGACTGTATCACATTATGATTTTGATGTAAATTATGATGCGCGTTTTGCAGTAGCGAACTCTTTAGAAAGCAGTACAGCAAAAGGCTACAATATCGCTTATCAGTTAACACCGGCAGGTATAACGGTAAAACCGGAACTTGAAGTAAAAGGTCAGAAATTATCTGATTTTATTTATGACAGTGCCACAGAAAACTTTGTTGCCACAGGAACAAACGGAGTAAGCGCTACAATAAAATTCACCTACACACCACCAGTGTTAACAGATGATTATAAAATTGCACTTGCGGGTCAGCCAGTTACGAGATTTGGTTATTTTGCAGACGATACAACAGCGGATGCTCCAACAAATACGAAGCAATTTAAAGATGCTTTTGCAAACGTAAATGCACAATTGGATGGAGATGCATTAATGAGTGTTGAAATCTATTTTAATCACCCAACGCAAGGAAACCTAATCGTTTACGGGTTTGCTAGCGGAGCAAGTTTTATTCACCGAATTAACGTGGTAGAAGATGCAGCTGGTAAAAAAATTATTTTAAAACACAGATCAGGAAATGTTCCACCATTCCTAGTAGATTTTGAAAAATTCTTATTAGATCCAAAAGGTATATATGTAAAGAAAGAAGCTTTTAAACTGACTTATACTAATACAATTTACACGTTTACCGGTGCCAGCAGTAGTTTTAGAATGACAGCTTATAAATTATAA
- the fabG gene encoding 3-oxoacyl-[acyl-carrier-protein] reductase: MKLLEGKVAIITGASRGIGKGIAEVFAKHGANVAFTYSSSAASAEALEAELNSLGVKAKGYQSNAADFNEAQTFVDAVLADFGTVDILINNAGITKDNLLMRMSEADFDQVIDVNLKSVFNMTKAIQKTFLKQRAGSIINISSVVGVSGNAGQTNYAASKAGAIGFTKSVALELGSRNIRCNAIAPGFIETEMTAKLPEDVVKGWRDGIPLKRGGTTEDVANACLFLASDMSAYVTGQVLNVCGGMLT; this comes from the coding sequence ATGAAATTACTAGAAGGAAAAGTAGCAATCATTACGGGCGCTAGCCGCGGAATCGGAAAAGGAATTGCAGAAGTTTTTGCTAAACACGGTGCAAACGTAGCATTTACATATAGTTCATCTGCTGCTTCTGCAGAAGCACTTGAAGCAGAGTTAAATAGTTTAGGAGTTAAAGCAAAAGGATACCAGTCTAATGCAGCTGATTTTAATGAAGCTCAAACTTTTGTTGATGCTGTTTTAGCTGATTTTGGAACTGTTGATATTTTGATAAACAATGCCGGAATTACAAAAGACAACTTATTGATGCGTATGTCTGAAGCCGATTTTGATCAGGTAATTGATGTTAACCTGAAATCTGTTTTCAATATGACAAAAGCGATTCAGAAAACATTTTTGAAACAACGCGCTGGTTCTATTATCAATATTAGTTCAGTAGTTGGAGTATCAGGAAACGCAGGACAAACTAATTATGCAGCTTCAAAAGCCGGTGCAATTGGTTTTACTAAATCTGTAGCGCTTGAATTAGGATCTCGTAATATTCGTTGCAATGCAATCGCTCCTGGTTTTATTGAAACTGAAATGACTGCAAAATTACCTGAAGATGTAGTAAAAGGATGGAGAGACGGAATTCCGTTGAAACGTGGCGGAACTACTGAAGATGTTGCAAATGCATGTCTTTTCTTAGCTTCAGATATGAGTGCTTACGTTACAGGACAAGTTCTTAATGTTTGTGGAGGAATGCTTACCTAG
- a CDS encoding DUF4846 domain-containing protein, with protein sequence MKVKFLFIVAISMVIFCLFSFSKTNNANKSNLLENTINQRFQVPQGFVRQEESKTSFGYFLRNLPLKPSGSNVLYFDGTIKLNRNVYEGVVDLPIGKQDLHQCADAVMRLRADYFYSQKQYDNIHFNFTNGFRADFSKWAAGYRIAIKGNKTSWVKTAKPSDSYETYWKYLEKVFMYAGTASLEKELKPINVLDIKIGDVFIKGGFPGHAVIVVDIAVNPKNNQKIMLLAQSYMPAQEIQILKNPNNSSLGPWYTIDFGTSLKTPEWTFSSSQLKRF encoded by the coding sequence ATGAAAGTTAAATTCTTGTTTATTGTAGCAATTTCGATGGTAATTTTTTGTCTTTTTTCATTTTCAAAGACAAATAATGCCAACAAAAGCAATCTTTTGGAAAACACGATTAATCAACGTTTTCAAGTGCCTCAGGGATTTGTAAGACAAGAGGAATCTAAAACTTCATTTGGATATTTTTTGAGAAATCTTCCGTTAAAACCTTCGGGTTCAAATGTTTTGTATTTTGACGGTACTATAAAATTAAACAGAAACGTTTATGAAGGAGTTGTGGATTTACCCATTGGAAAACAGGATTTACATCAATGTGCTGATGCCGTGATGCGTTTACGCGCGGATTATTTTTATAGCCAAAAACAGTACGATAACATACATTTTAATTTCACGAATGGTTTTCGGGCTGATTTTAGTAAATGGGCCGCAGGTTACAGAATTGCAATTAAAGGCAACAAAACCAGTTGGGTTAAAACTGCAAAACCATCTGACAGTTATGAAACCTATTGGAAATACTTAGAGAAGGTCTTTATGTATGCAGGAACGGCTTCATTAGAAAAAGAACTCAAACCAATTAATGTTTTAGACATAAAAATAGGAGATGTTTTTATAAAAGGAGGCTTTCCAGGTCACGCTGTTATTGTGGTTGATATAGCTGTGAATCCAAAAAATAACCAAAAAATTATGCTTTTGGCACAAAGCTATATGCCAGCACAGGAAATTCAAATATTGAAAAACCCAAATAATAGCTCATTGGGTCCTTGGTATACTATCGATTTTGGAACCTCTCTGAAAACACCCGAATGGACTTTTAGTTCCTCACAATTAAAACGTTTTTAA